From the genome of Carassius gibelio isolate Cgi1373 ecotype wild population from Czech Republic chromosome A18, carGib1.2-hapl.c, whole genome shotgun sequence:
agtagtatatacagctgtatatacagatacacacccaggtatcggatcagtactcggtatcggccgataccctgagcccaggtatcggaatcggtatcgggaagagaaaaagggtatcggaacatctctacttctgacacgggtcacaacgaggtgtttCCCATAGCGacctctagaggacgcagtgtcttgttccctcctcagggaaccatggttacattcctAACCTGATTTGTTTTTTCAATGATGGAAGCttttttccaccacagaataaaaataaatctcataATTTTTACTTCTTCCTCCCTCACACACCCAACCCAGATTAAAaaagtaattgcaactttttagaTCATCAAACCATTTTGAGTTATAAACTAATTGTGAAAAGAAaggtctttttttatatttttattttgtggcagAAATAAGCTTCAATAAGAGAGTGCAAATAagagataaaataaattaaataagagaGTAAGAAATGGGCGTGTAAGAAAATGTGACAGCCTGTTTCATATAAGAATTGTCTATACTTGTTTCTAATACCCAGAAAGTCATAACATATAATTACATATGcacattatctttttttattagttcAAAAAGTCTGGTTAACCAGCATGCAACAACTTTAAAGGAGTTAAGAGGAAAAAGACGtggcagagaaagaaagaaaaaaatattcaacagatatGCCCTTGAACGTCTTTGGCTCAGATCCccgattttattttttcagataaacaaacaaTGACATTTTACCATAACAGTGCCCGAAGCAAATTTATGAcacattaaagtgatagttctcaaagtaatttaaaattttgaaaaaaaaaaaatgaacccgtaagaccttctttcatctttggaaaacaaataaaaatatttttgatgtaatccgagagctttctgaccccccatagacagcaatgcaactgaaacatTGCGTTCTGACGTAGAACACACATGCCGTGcgccttgtttacaagcagaggaatgcacacgCATGAGTCATGGAACTGTCGTGAATGGCGGCGGAAAtcgttgaataaaataattatttttggtatcctagcgcacaaaaagtattcttgtagcttcataacattacaattGAACAACTGATGTCATTTGGACTactttaacaatgtccttactacctttctgggccttgaacgtgatAATTCTGTTgcggtctatgcagggtcagaaagctgaTATCTTAATTCATCAaaagtatcttaatttgtgttccgtcTTGCAGGatgggaacaacatgagggtgagtaattaatgacagaattttcatctctgggtgaactatcccttgaggCACAAGCACTTACAAGCACGTTTATGCACAATACAAAGTCTGCATACCTTCTTAGCATAAGGAGGTGCGTCCAGGTTTGATTCTTTCCAGTTGCTGTTGGGTACAGATGGTCTGATCCATTCATTCTCTACAACAAAAAGAGGAAATCATATAATTAAGTAAGAATTCACATTGAGAGAGTGACTACACAGCTATTGCATGATGTTATCTCTTAACCAAACCCATTGTAAACGGTTAATAATGGAGCTATTAATAAGCCAAAAAAAAGGTCATATCTAACTTTTGGtgtatatttttgaatattaatactGTAAACTTTTAGAGCActgaatttgtataatttttttgtatattatgaaTGCTTTAATTTGTTTGTTACAAAGAAGCAATACTAAGTGACTGTGGAATAGATTTTAGAGAATGTATCATGTTTTATCTTTGCAAATTTTCTTTCCATTATCCATTTTAAAAATtcggtattttttttaaatcttacttttTCAGTATTTACTTACCATTTATGTAAGTATGTTGCCTTTATGTATATTATGGCTGGAGGCCATTTTCTCGTGAACACACATAACAGTTAGCGGAACCTGGAGATTTATATAAGTTGACGGTTTACAAAgttgtaaatatggatatttttcttattcaAATGCCTCGCTTCCTGTTTATTCACCCCCTGGAACCGAATGGAGCAATTTTTATCATGGATTGACAcactttattttgctttaaaatcTGGACCACTACCCACTGCCAATGGAAAGCTTgtaagagccaggacatttttttgtataaccccgattgtattcgtctgaaagtaGAAAGTCAAACACCTAGGATGgttcgagggtgagtaaatgatagggtaattttcatttttgtgtgaactacacctttaagaattctgtcaattctgtcatataGCAGTGAAGTGAGGTCTGATACACTAAAGTTTAGTTTAATAAACtcaatttgaattaaaatacttgaaatgaactaaaactggccttttaataatttattttaattgtagctCAATGTTTCCTACAGGTTTAGTAATGTGTAATGCAATGTTATGCAATCTTAAGTGAGTTCGTTTTTAATGTTGCTTTCAAAAAAGCATAAGAATTGTGCAACTTACTATCATAGGTGTTTTGGGGCTTTCTTTCATATGCATCCAGGTCGGTCTCGTTCCACTTGGATGGGTTCATCTGCATCTTTATTCCTTCATCTGAAAGAAGATGGAAGATGCGATGAGGAAACAAATGATCAACAAAAAGAACTGGGAGGCTACTGAttgttttaatgaagaaaaagGCAGAATTACAGGAAATTTGacagtaaaataaagcaaacacaaCTTTACTGCCAACCAAAGTCTTTTGGATCCAAATGTTTTTGGatccaaatgtttttttcagcaattgccatagaagaaccatttttggttcccaaattaacttttcattgaacagttaataaaagtttttttttctaaatgtgaataactttttaataatctaaagaaaatTTTTCCAATTTAAAGATTGATTTGTGCAATGCAAAGGCTCCCAATTACCTAAGGGTCTGAATGGCTGGAAGTTGCGTGGTAGTGTACTGGCTGCTGGTTGACTCAAAGGCTGAGGAGAAGGTGCTCGATCCAACCTCGGAGACCTGGGAATCGAAGACAAGGGGCTTGTTGAGGGCTGCAGCAAGCTGCGAGATGTTTTGTTTTCAAAGGAAGGGCTGGAGAGCTCCCCATAGCTCAACGATCCTCTGGTGCTTCGATCCTGAGGCCTCAGGGGCATCTGTGTCATTCGTCTCATTGCATTTGGAGACATGTTAGGTGGAGGAGTCTTTTGGTCGAAGGAATATCGTGAATCCGAGCTGTCTTTGCGGTTTGTAAAAGTGAAATGCTGCTGGGTAAAAGGACTAGGAGATGAAGTTATATATTTCATACTGTCTAGTTGAGGTGAAGGAGATGGGGATCGAATTGTGGCAGCAGGAGGAAGGTCCAGGTTGGATTCTTTCCTGCTGATGGTGGGCTCTGAGCTAAGGCTGCTTGTGGAGATCTGGGAAAAGGAGACGCTTGTACTGATGCTCTCTTTTCCATTCTTGTTTGCACTGTTTAAACTGCTGTTgctattgctgctgctgctgctgctctgggGTTTGGGACCAAAACTCTACAATAacaaaaacaaggaaaacaaaatacaataaaacaatatatgtgcACCATCTTAAACTGTGCAATGTAGATGGGaactcttaaagctgcagtaggtaacttttgtaaaaatacatattttacatatttattaaacctgtcattatgtcctgacagtagaatatgagacagataatctgcgaaaaaaatcaagctcctctggctcctcccagtggtcctattgccatttgcagaaattcatccgctcccggtaaaaaataaccaatcagagctgcggtccgtaaccttgtttgtgttcaaaatgtagaaaaatgtatataataagcgagtacaccatgaatccattttccaaaccgtgtttttagcttgtcctgaatcactagggtgcacctataataagtgtttatattcagactattttagattgcttcgggggtaccacagcggagtaacccagtatctttgtgattcttcatagacgtaaacagagagaagtagttccggctacgatgttcttccgcaagacgcaagcagttctgtttattaaccgctagagcgtcaaaagttaccgactgcagcttaaatagattttttaattaattaatgacaaaTTATGATTTGATTgcggtttttaaaaaatattttaaatatgcatatattttagaACCCTGTAATTGTTTGTATTATGTTTTGTAGTTAACTTAAACATTCTTTACAAGTAAAATAGTCTCCCAGTTAACATGAAGTCATAAAATTGCATGAATAATGATTAAAAGAAGTGTTCGTGTTGCTTTGAGATGATTATTATTGCTGCTTGAAATATCAACTACCAAAAATACAGTTCTGAGACTATCAGCCTGTGTGGTTCTAGGCTTTTATGGATCAGTACCTACAGTACCCGTACCTCTGAAGTAGTAGTTTGCACAGCAGGAGTGGCTTCCGACAGGAGAGAGCTGAATTCCCGTGAAAGCTCATCTGCTGTGGCCAAAGACGCGTTCAGTTCATCGTTGATGGACTGAACTACAACATACACAGACACGGAGTAAACACCCGACAGGATTTAACAAGCCACTTCAGTACAGAACTATGTAGCACATTATATGCCATTTTGAAGACACTCATGGAAATATCAGCATGCTTGGACATGTTATAACTGCTGCATCTTGTCCTACCCTACATTGCCTAGTATACACAAAGGAATCAAACATTGCTGGTGAACTGAAATACTCACAAAGGAAGCTGCTGCCAAAGCCGCCCTGGGAGTTCATGGcgtttgtgtttctgtttgcgTGACCTCCAGTTCATTCAACACACAGCCTGAATGAAAAAGGGAAAAATCAAAATTCAATCAGCATATCTGATTCAAATAGTTCTTTGTTTGGAAGTGCATGCGGTTTCTGACTCAAACTGGAAATATTAAATCAGATCTATATTATAGAAATATCTGgagctgaaaactgaaaaaaaaaggcattttttaaGCATTCCAACACCTCCAGTTCAAAATCTACCTACATTCCATTTAACACAGTAAAACGCCCATGTGATTTATGATGAAGTCTGCTCTCAATGTCTCACATCTGTTGCAGCAACCCCTTCTTTATACCAGTATAATTACTGGTGTGCTACAGGCCGTTGAATGAAGAGCTACGACCCCCTGGCAAAAAACACTACAAACATGACTTATAACTTTCACATGCTGATTAAGCCCCAACTAACAAATACAGACATGTGGGCTATTTATTTAGACACAGCAATACATAGTCATGCGTCTATATGAATCACATAAGACATGTTTTGCTAAACTTTCACCCTTTGAAAAAACAAGAGGTGTTTATAAGTAATGCATCTGCTCTTTGTACAGTTTTTGATGGGCCAGTCAGTTCTTTGACTTACTAAATACACTCAGTATTGACTCACATCCAGCTGGTTGACGAACTTGTCTCACACACTTGTGAAAAGCTGCTGCAATTGCAGGTATAGAGAATTTAGGCGTGAAAACATCATTAATCTCAAATAAAATCCTGCTTCAACATGCCACTGTTGCTCtttgtaataataatgatttacaaGAAACATGAAGCTTATATTTGGCGAACGCTAATCGGGGTTATATAAGCTACTGTGGAAAACTGATTCACTGGCAGTTGTTTATTTCAAGAAGATTCTACTGTGTGCATGCGCATTTTGTGGTTTCTTTTCAAACAGTAATGCACTCAAGCTTAGAAGGGCACTGACTTCAGCCACtctgtcttgtttgttttgtcaaGATCAATAGAGTCTACACTGACTTGAAACAACGAAACTTTGACACTATCAATGATTATTAGACACTAGCATGGCCCTGCTTACCTCAACAGACACACTTCAAAACCCCCTCCCCTTTCTAAAGGTGACAAGATTCCTGAATTGAAAAAAGGGAAATCTTCCTTAAACAGTCAGTACACACAGACATTTTCAATCTTACCTTATGAATGGAAAAACATCAAGTTTTATTTTGACCATAaatgggcgatatatctaacgatatgatcatgcgcatctaatcagtaaagctgcttccgtgatcaccgttaaaatcgccatcacctgcttataattggagtggcatttaaaagacagagccgtagatcgctgacaagctacgcaatatcgcgttcattatcgcagatgaatcgccttcgataatgaacgcgatattgcgtagcttgtcagtgatctaagGCTCTGTCttttaaatgccactccaattataagcaggtaatggcgattttagcggtgatcacggaaacagctttactgattagatgcgcatgatcatatcgttagatatatcacccagccctagtaTCAATGACAAACTCTTTATTTTATTGTCTGTCTAAATGCATCtgtttaaatgcatataaataaaaaaagcagttcacacattcagtgactcattcactTACACTTCTTGTATGATGAGCATGTTTTGAAATTCATTTTCATGAATTCCAAACCTGTTACATGCTGTCTGAATGTATGCCCTTAGATTGTTTGTGCCACTTATCAAAAGCCAGGGTGTACTTctgtatacagtatgtaattACTGTCTGAAAAAAGGAATTCAACACTCTAAAGTAAGGGAATGATAGGCCTTTAATGCTTCTTTTTAAAACGCATGCAGTACGTGACATCTAGTACATTAGGCGTTGTTTCACTTCTGAACATGTTGTTGCTCTTAACACGTAGTCAAATATCTGGGACATTTCCAAGGACAGCACCAGTCAGTGGCATACCTCTATTCACCCTTTTCCTAAAAGCACAACAGTCTTCACCCTGGGGTACCTGGGTATTTGTTCTATCTTTTCATTCCCTATCCCATCTCCACCTCTCATTCACTGGTCGGCAGTCATTTGCCGATTGAGCGGTTAAGGCTTTGCGTGAGGCTGGAATGTGGAGTTGAGAGTGACACTGGTTAATAATAACTGATAAGAAGACCTAGCCCATTCTGAGCCTGGGGTGGAAACCATAACGACAAAAAGATTAAATCAGCAGTGCTTTCTACTGATGGATTGAGGTGTGGTGACAGAAACCATTTGCTCATGTTCTCTTTTTCTCAACCCAATTTCTCAATCAGTTGTTAAGCTTGTCCTGTGCCCTGATCTGTATTCTATACATTTTTAAGCATTCGTTTATTTGCATCCTATTTTCACAAATGATTAACCCAAGTTTCTGACtatttgatatattatttatgatttatacAGGGCTGCAAAAACTAATCGATAATAACTGatgatgaaaaacaaaatcaattttcattttgaatgaattgcATTTGTGATTGTGATTTCAGCCTTGCACGTGTGAACATGTGCTCCTTATACCAGTTAACATTTAGCTTgtgcttttgtttgttatctttttcattgattttaacTTCTGCTTTCAAGCAACTTTTTGCAAATTTAATGTTTATCATAGCCTTTtactatattacattatatatattatatatatacatttactatATCTGTTTTCATAACCTTCAAAGTGCACATTGTTTGCAGGACACTGGGCAGGATGTGAAgtaacattttgtatttataacttcactaaattataataattgataatgcactataattgtttttctttttaattttgtcatcCAATTGGGCAAAGCAATAACAGATTAATTAGATAATCAAGATATTAGCGAGTAGAAAGGCTTCATTAATAAAGTGTTTAGGCAGACAAGCTTCATCTTGTAGGGGAATCATTACAGTCTTCAGGCGTGAAAACAAAAGTTACATTCTCATGGGAATTTCATTCATTAGTATGTCATAATGCAATAACTGCTGTGAGACTGACATCATGTGATACAAATACTGCCCAACCCAAGCTGCATTTAGATCACCACAGTTCCCCAGATGCTCAATTAAAGagacagtacacccaaaaatggacattcagtcatcatttactcgcatTGAAGTCATTGCCTCTTAATTTATTCTTCTGTGAAAATCAGATCTCTTTAATTTGTCCATACATGAAAGTTGAGCGAGCCATTCTTTTAAGTCATAATCCTATAAGTGAAGATTCATGACACATCTCAGACATTACAAATCCTCATAACACTGAAAACAACCAATACCTTCATGGTGGAGATGTGTTTCATTGCCCAGCTGACAAGGATGAATTAGAACATGAATTCAAACAGTCTGTAACAGGTTTGGAATTCATGTAAAGCCTTGCCAAAAAGGTGTAATGATTTATAGCCAGCTAAGACCGAGCAGGATTCCTCAGATGAAGAACAAAAATCTATTAAACAAGTATGCAAATGTTGAACACTGGCCAGCACAAAAGCTCAGAACACATTTAAAGGATCAGCACGGATCACAAGGATCTTTTTAGATGACAATAAGTAGCAGCGGAACTAGCAGGATATCAGTTTTATTTCGAAACCTTGAGAAGGCTGCTTCTGAGGGGGAGCGGATTCTCAAGAAAAGTTTAATGTGTGCTCAACAACCTTTATTACGACACGGACCACTGAGTGGATACAAAGCTCTTGGAGTTTATGAGCCTCCCCCAACTATCACGCTGATGCCCTCCTTAAACTGTGGGTGGAATGTTCCTCTGacaaaacttaaagggatagtttacccaaaaatgacaattcttttATCATTCTGTAGAATACTAAAGAAGATTTtctgaaaaatatgttgttttaactGAATCATTAATAGTCACTGAATGTTCTTCGAAagatttcacagaagaaagtcagtcaggtCAGGTTTGGAAGAaaatgagggtgagcaaatgatcaaATTAGTGGACGTGATGCGAAACAAACTCCCAATACTGAAAAATCTACACAAAATCAGATGCAAGAATCACACAGACCAGCAACTGCCAAGCCTTTTGCATCTCCTGACTATGTTGAAATGTTGAACTCAGAAATCGAGACATTTTATCAGAGTTGGTGTAACGTTTTGGTTTGACACGACTGGGGAGTAGGGTTGCCACCCGTCCCttaaaatacggaatcgtcccgtatttgagaataaaatagtgCGTCCCGTTTTGAATCAATACGGGACAGGGTTTGTCCCATATTTTCGGAGTTGTCTTTaatgcagcatctcatgcagatcatcccaccgacattctgtgaagactcgtccttttctgcccctgattgggtaatactcgctgccatcgttggattgattggtttgtttcaggttcacggCCAATCAGAGTCAGAGGAGGGCGGGTCTCTTGGCAGAGAGTCGATTTGAAAGAATGGCGGAGGCTGGTCCAGATACCCACCGGCGTCCAGCGCTGAAACGAAAGCGGATGCAAAAGTATCGACGAGAGTGGGAGGAATCGAATACTTTTCTGGAAAGTGTCAGCGGAAATGAGTATCGAGCACAATTTGTCGGCGAGTGTTCTCCGTTGCGCACGGTGGCTTGTCAGATGTGCGACAACATGCCTCGGGAGAACAACATTCATTCACTCTATAATaaggttcatttattaaacattagtgtattaactaaaatgaactaacaatgagtaagaaatacatttgttacagtatttcttaatatttgttaatgttagttaatagaaataaagctgttcattgtttgttcatgttatttcagtgcattaactaatattaacaagattttaaAGTATTgttaaatgtggaaattaacatgaacaacgATGAACAACTGCTGTATAAGTGcagttcattattagttaatgttaattaatgtagttaTCTAATGagccttattttaaagtgttagcgATTTGTTTATTACGGTTAAGGTGTAGGCTAAAGTCagacacataagcattattttaataagagataagatagatatatttaataataaaatacagtgccTATGTGAAGGaaataaacaacttaactaatttaaattaaGTGGTTTCACAGTttggatggtgttactgtctgcaaacactgacaaatattttatccaaaatctgtGTTCATGCCACCTTACacaattactaaagttcattagcaattcatatttttatgaaaacatgttttaagttgtgatttaccacCACTGGCACGTCATCATCAGACCTGTGGTCATCGTGGCCCCGAGGGGTGTTAACACCCCCACCCGCCCCACCCCGCAGGCgtcccttatttttctgtatcGAAGGTGACAACCCTACTGGGGAGTGACTGGGTGTCCAAAACCCACACTCTCTGGCCTGATACTAGTCAGTAACTTCTGTTTAAGGGAGTTTGTTTGCAGCCCCATGGCACTCTAAAGAGTCTCAAGTAACATTTGCCTCTGGAATCTCTCAAGCCTTTTGAAATTAAAAGCTTTACATTCCTTAAGAATCACACAAGATATCTTAGACACAATAGATCCACCCTGTCTGCATCCAACCTTTAAGACCACTGAGCACACAATGACTGGTTGGCGTGCCTATGAACCAACATGCAAATTGTCAGTGTTTACAAAGTTCCAGAAAAGCTACGAGGGCGCCATAAAACTGAACATGTTGTGGCAGGGCAAACAAGATATGCCGTTCAGCTGGTTCCGACAACATGTAGTCAAATCAGGTCTGCATGCTGGACCCATTCCCAGCCCTGCTCAAAAATGACATGAACGTGCTTGTTACTGACCTGCTTCAGAAAAATACACTCAGTTAACGTGTTTAACCCTGTGAAACCTGACAAATGAAATAGCCTAATAGTCAGAAAATATCTAACAATTTATTGAgccttatttaaaattaaaatctattttaaaaaaatgtaagtagCTATCATGATAATCAAGTGACACTGCTAAAAAGGTTTGTTTCCTCTCGACAGGCCTCATTCAGGACGCTTTCTTTATGTAGCCTATTACTATTCTGAACAATACAACATACTACAAACtacagtattaataaataaaagctcGAATAAGCGTTTGTGTGATTCAAAGACATAATTCAGGttgaataatgaataatacattGTTTAGTGGGCAGTTCAATGAGCACCGACTTCAAAAGCTCCTGCGATTGTTAACAAGACATCAGATTTCCATTAAAGACTCCTCCTGGTACACCTCCTTAGCGTACACAAAGGCaatttatacacacatataaaaaaaacctttcaccATAGAACACGTTTTGTTTTTATACAATactttaaaaaggtttttaaaaaggCCTGGCATAACGGACATGATGACCAAGTCCGCTGTACAATCCACATCGCCTTCTCAAGGCCGCCTCAGtcaaaagcacaataaaacaaatattttcctgTACCTTAAACAGCTGTAATAGTTGTGAGGATGTCGTGCCGTAAAGTCACAGAACTTAGTCCAGCTGAGTGTGGATGTGTTACATGACTAGCTGGAAAACACTTCAGCGGTGTTTAACTCTTGACTGTGAAGTTACATATTCAGCCCAGCCCACTGCTTCTGAAACCCGAGCCAGGTGTTCAGAAGCACAGCTGGCGCAGGTAAACAATGGGCTGTAATGGACGCTGAgagatttatttcatttgtttctttttttgtgtcgTGAttgttttatgtaattattttagaGCTCTTTAGAATACTTcgttttgtaaaaatatttatgtattataaattTAATCTTCTTAACAAATGGTGGATTAAAATAAAGAAGGACGATCAGGGTTATATTTTcccttaaaacaaaataaaatatatatattttgtttaatattgcGCGAAACGCACGTTCTAgacctcatgaatattaattttgcgtcattaacattaaacatgagCATCATCCACATGACGTCCTTATCATCCCGCCTCCTCAGATGACGCATTTTCCGCCAAGATGGTCGTCGGTGCCTTTCCGATTGCAAAGCTGCTCTATCTGGGCGTACGACAATTGAGCAAACCAGTGGCTAACAGAATAAAAGCAGGCGCGCGGAGAAGTGGATTCTTTAAGAATTATATTTGCCTTCCTCCGGCCCAAGGTAAGCTGGCATTTTGGTTGTGCGTGTTTAACGATATGATGACGTCAgtcctcgtgtgtgtgtgtgtgtgcgcgcgtaaATGTCGAGGAACACAGCCAATAGCCGTTTGCTTGTATTTGCTACTCAGCCAATCACGACTACCGCGATGTTGTCATTGGATGATTTTAACAACAGATGATTTATCCAGAAACAATTTAGATATTAAAAAGGTTCCCTTTACACAAATGCTCGAGTTTGCTTGAAGAGGGCGGGACTCAAGTGTCCTTGAGTAACCGAAAGTGCCTTTAGCTGCTAgttaaaattatttgattataaattttacaaagtaatatatagttagatttatatataaaatctatagaaaaaatataatgtaaatattattaaaggtgtatatatattatataagcaaTACGAACTATGTCTAATACAAGTTTTTTCTTTGGTTGTTATGTAGTCttgtttgtacagtatatattttttctggcAGAAGTAGTtaatttaatgataattaaatcaattattgtgccatttacatttttttttcattcaataaaataaatactagtatattttaatgtatttttatattgtggTTTTTACATGCtagtcaatttttttatattatagttttcataatttagtctctttttttaatattatatatatatatatatacatattttttatacaattgtCTCTGTGATGTTGGTTATCTTGAGCGTAAAGGCAAAACCAAAATCTATCTTGACTTTTAAAGTAAATTGTTGAAATATGTCTGTCATGTAATTCCATGTGGTGCCTCATGTTTTCTCCGTAGCGTATCACTGGATCGAGATGAGATCAAAGATGAAAATTATGGGTTTCCGTGGCTCCGTCATCAAACCTCTGAATGAAGAGACCGCTGCAGAGCTTGGAGCAGAGTTGCTCGGTGAGGCTATCATCTTCATCATCGGCGGAGGCTGCATGGTGTTTGAGTACAGCCGTCAGGCCACCAACTCCAGACGCAAGGAAGAGGAGTTTGCACAAACCATTAACAACCTTCACACACAACTAGGAGAGCTTGCACTAGCCACAGAGACACTGGATGCCCAGATTAGAGAGGTTAATAGACTTCTGTTGTCCCTCCCGGCTCCAAGTACCTAGTAACAATGTAAATCACTAAAATACCCTTTCTAAGTCTAAATCAAGAGACTGATTTATACATAT
Proteins encoded in this window:
- the LOC127934025 gene encoding optic atrophy 3 protein homolog — encoded protein: MVVGAFPIAKLLYLGVRQLSKPVANRIKAGARRSGFFKNYICLPPAQAYHWIEMRSKMKIMGFRGSVIKPLNEETAAELGAELLGEAIIFIIGGGCMVFEYSRQATNSRRKEEEFAQTINNLHTQLGELALATETLDAQIREVNRLLLSLPAPST